ATTTACATCCATAAGTATCATAAATACAAGTTCATGATATTTAGTTTaaagaatatcaaatattaaagcgGATTAAAAAGTATtcgtacataataataaattttatatatacatatatattttacaaatatgtatatacgtgtgtaCACATACCTTTTTCGCCCATTACgcaaaaatctattaaaattaatctgcaGTGTTAAACAATCActgaaaatttcataaaactagaaaaagaatttaattgcgAATTCGTTCTAAATCATAGAATTGTACTTGAATCGTGTATTGTACATTTGATccatataaaacatttttaaatacttaattttgtgATTGTGAGTTACTTTGTTAATATTGTAACATTTAGGAACTTACTGCCAATATTAACATCGAATATTCTCTATTTAAGCCTTAACGTTAAGTATCCAAAGATtagataaaagaattatactgtatatacatgtaaattatGATGTTAATTCTTCATGAGTGcatatttctaatttcatattaatgactatattatttattaaaatttaataattactgcCTTTTCCCTTATCATataaagcgagaaaaatataagaattgcACTTATGAATGGACTTCAAActatttcattgaaaaaaaatgttgcaataaatcaatcagaaaatattagaCAATTCATATCTTCGTtgcacaaattatttaattacacattttaaattaggagataaataatttgaaaatacaatttataattaatatttgatattattaacaattatatactgtacattattttattgtcaatATATATGGCtccatttatttttcacaacttttatttttataatttttataatcatcaCCAGAATATTTAACTTTGTATATCTTATAGACTAAAGTTTACATAATTTCGTCAATGGATTGAGGACTACTCAAGtatcgaatattaattataccgCAAAAGTTCAGGTTCAGGTATCGTTGAAGCTAATCACAAGCAATTACAAACAAggttgttttatatttttagaataaaaatataaattttaaatatgcaaGAATAATATGTGATACTCttctaataaaacataaatagcTTAAATCGTTCGTTTCGAAAAACGAGTTTCATAcgcaaaactttttaaaattataatcatatttcaTCTATAAGTTCCTTAACTATTTACACAGTCATACAAACATTATACCTAATACccaaatattataaacgatatcccttaaatataatttagaatgTATGATATACATCAGACAATACTGACCCAAAAAATCATACTTcattttctgaataagaacatatataacattaattgttgattgattattaaaaatctgtttttacaaatttttcgtttatacatataaattataggtagttattgagatattatattctttatcgacaattataaattaattgacgAACATTAATCTTTCCTAGTAAAATATCCAAactgttaaaaagaaaaatatgttttatattttatatacttatataaatttataatcaatCATATCTAAACCAAATTGTTACCGTTATTTTTCCGCAgttatgtatatgcatattttaGCACTGATATATGCATGATAATTGACCTTacaataatctataatttttagaagcTATGACATGATGTTACATAATCcagacatttttatcataacaatttttaatattaaatataattataatactataACTGACGAAACGTTCGATTCTCATTGTTCAttcattgtttttaatattaaaaaaaatggcagCTGCTGTAAAATGTTTACCAACATTCGCAATTTTGGTAACATTTACTTTCTTGAACACTGTATTgatcttattatttaatacttatttaGAATTGTTCAATGTAACGTCTAATATATTACACTAAATTTCATTGTTTAAAGGTCGGTTATTTCAACCTGTTGGTaagctaactaatagttaaatcatatgtccatctttgtctaatgtaaaggataaacaaagTTGGAACAACCGACCCTTAATAGAACTTTAACTAAATTCTGATGATTGgataaataaaacatgtatAAAACGTGTTGgcacattaaataatttgctgaaaaattaattataacaatgaACAACAAACATTATCGTCatgtttctttcatttttttatcttattaatatttattattattgttacttattaatattttattaataagtaacaataataaaatgtaatagaagcagaaatagtaaaatattcgGTTTAGAACATAAAATATCAAGTAACAGAGGGTACCTAAACATCAAATATCATTGGACCACATGATATGTACAGCACGTCTCGCTTCTACCTGGATGGGTTTCTACCTCCTCTATACTAATAAATGAAAACATTGATTCATTGGAGAGAAGCATTAATCAATGCAAGGAAAACAACTGAGACATAACTGATAGTAATTAAATTGTGAaggcatattttatatacatgtataaaatatgccttccatatatattgtatattttatatatatacttatatatacttatatttctctaaaaattatagagaaaTAAGTTCGTTATTTGTCACACTTACACATGTGTCACATAATTATACTTgattataatgatttaaatcTATGATGTTTTCTTTGATTCTTATGATATCAACTTTTGATACACATAgtttaattttgctttatagttttttttttgcttacagAAGATCAATTCATATTAAATcctttgatattaattttgaatctGTAgcctttaatcttttttttattataatattttgcacaaGAATATATGTAAGCTGTTAAATCTGATTATGTGGTAAATAACGATAACAATTGTTAGAACCACAAAGACAAGGAGTATCACTGAGACAATGGACGGAATTAACCATCGCACCACCAGCGTAGTCAAAAGTCACTTCCTCTACATTCTCTATATCTCTAGATGCAAACAGGCATAATCGAGGTACGATTCCCTCCACCCTGACCGGGACAAGAATAGAGTTCGGGTCACAGCTATGATTGGCATAGCGTCCAATATTACCAAAATATTTCGGATCTATACAAGTTACAGTAACACGATCGTCAGCGTGTTCCGATACTACAAGAACGTAATTCATCGTGTTACGCtccttattaatttcaattctaCGTCGTGCTTCCTGCAGTCCTATCACTTCACCAGCGTATTCGCAAATAAATTGACccttctttattaatttattcgtgaAAAGACCGAGACCTTTGTTGGCGACTTCTCTGATAAGTAAACAATTTAACGGCCCATTTTGAACTAATCTATTTCCACAATTTGGCCCACACTTGCAACGAGCATGGCATTCAAATACCGGACCGGTTAATTTCTCATGTACGATTCGGTCGTTAGAATAATTAGCCGAACCGCGTGTACACGAACAATTGTAGCATTCAGTCACACACAAACAACCCACCACGTATTCCGCTTCAAAGTCTGCTACATCTATCCCAGGTCCTGGTATATTATTTACTACATACATAACATCCGCTACGGTATGTTCGTACTCATCGGCAGAAGCATTCGCTTCCATGGTTACTATAATTATGTATCAATAAAAACACTCAAAAAAGTCTTCATCCAAAAGACTCTTTGAGACGAAGGGCAGCATGAGATaaagggggaaaaaaattgtttaataattaagaaagggatttttcttaaatgaaTAAAGTAACCTTATCGTGCGGCACCAACCTGTAGAAGCCCCTGAACCGATGACTTAAGAGACTGGAACGTGATAACAGTGGGTACAACTTTGTAGCCTATGTAAATTATAGCACCAAGTATAGATGCCTTAATggacaattttataattttacccGACAACGATGGCGGTGGTACTctgtaaaagatttaatagTAAATTGACATGTAACGGATACATTGATCTGAGTTCCTAAACTTTATGTTTAACCAAACCGCTTATAaatcgtataaataaataaataaaaaaaatatatatatatacaaaatataactaTGCAGCTTtcattttagaaatattttatatgtgttgCAACTACGTTATGcaacatttttcataattaccTCATAATGGGTGGTATATCGGAAGGCTTGACTTTACCCCAATTTTCGACAATGCCAGGTATGTGCCCTAAACCGACAACTCCTACGACGCGCGCTGGTTCGAAAGTATGATTAGAAGTACGATGAGGTAGACAGGCCAACTGCAGGGAATTCGTCAAGTAAATATCTCTCTCCTTCACAAATACTTCTCCCACCACCGGAAATTCCTCCTTCAGTTGGGCGATTATTTCATCCAGCATCGATCGTTGTTTACAGAGTTCGACGTCTTCTTGGGTAATGGGGTCTTTCATTGCTATCAGATGCCACCCTAATTTTATAGTCTGCCACCAGGATAACGATCGTATTGCACGTTGCATCGTTATGTTAATTGGTCGATCAGCCAGATGAATGATACAATTTGGCACTTTTTTTGCCTAAATTACacaataatgaattaattacaGTACACAGATAAGGCTGTTTCTAATATTATTGCATACTGACCTCCTTAAATGCCGTCCGGAATTCCCCACCGGGTGGCATACGAAGCTGTTTGGCGACATGAGCTGCCATTCTTAGcaataaaatgtgtattaaaCCATCATACAATCCTTCCTTCCGAATGGTCTGCATCATGGCTTCTGTAAATAGATTAAGTAGTAGTGCAATGTGTCAACACAGTAGCTGAAGAGTTATACAAATGCAGGAAATACAGGAACTCACGGTAATCGATGTTTTTAGCGTAACCAAGCATAACGTCCTCGTCGATCTGCAATATGCCAACTCTGGCTTTGCACAGCTCAACCACAACTATATGAGGCTGCACAGCCTGTATCATCtttaataaagaagaaaaaagtgttattttcaaaataccgttatatgtacattaaatttttacaataaatttgcacttgaaattaaaaattaagattttatttcaacatgacaaaaatatgtatatattataattacttttgaCACGTCATTTTGACTTTCAACACTAAAATGTGCCGTTCCTACTAGGTACAATTTTCCTCCGTCTGGTGTTGTCAACAATGTCACAGTATCcggtaaatttttatcaatagtAGGATCATATTCCCTTATTTTCGGTAGCTCGCTTGCTGCGTCACTGACGTTACATTCCTCATTCTGAACATCGGAATCTACATTAGACccaatattttctgtattataAGTACATACATGGTCAATAACACCTAAATAGTGGGTTAGGTTaaccaaaaaataaaaaaaataaagaaacaccAATAGTACCTCGAGACCttaaaactttctttttacttCTATATTGTTTCTGTATTACtggcattttttaaagcaCTCTACTCTGAGACAATACCTTACGATATAATAGCAGCAATGGCTGATTTcattattagattaaaaagACTTTGTACGAGTGTGAAACCTTACAACATTAAacctgttcgttttagctgaacttcttgcacagttcatctttttttccttttctcttcaacgtgaaaagaaaaaggaaagatgGACCATGGCTTATTAGCTACTTCAAAGTGTTGCTCACAACTATAGACACTTGTCCAGTTGATTTCCAACAGCCAGAGATGCTAATATACCAAAAGTACCTACAGAAATCTTAGTTTATTTCGCATATGTTTATGGTAAATATTCAAGGTATATATAACACAACAATTACCTTCATCAATAACAATCAGTTCGCTGTCAGAGGATTCGATGTTGCTCATCTTACCATCATCGTCGCTACTGTTCCCTGAGTTCGTCGGTGACGACGTAGATGAAGACTGTGTCACTGATTGAGAATCCGATTGTGCTTTATCGCGCTCAGATTCTATATCATTCACTTTTTTCATAATGTGTTCAGACACTCCACAGACAGTAACTCTCTTACTGCGCCCAGACTCTTTGTCCATATTTTGCTCAGACGGTTTGACAACTATTCCTTTCACATTGCGCCCAGTCTCTTTAGCAATCATTTCTTTAATTCCTTGTATGAGCGACTCATTCGATGTACTGTGATCACCCCTTTCGTCAATCGAGTACTTGTCATAGTGCTTGTCTCCTATGGGCGATAAGAGATCGTTCTCCCGTTGATCGCCATCGACATGATCAACCTTACTAGGTACGGATGCCATTTCTTTTCctgaaaaattcatataacTCTATGGTGCATTCgtcttaacaaaaaaaataatacttctAAAATATCTGTCATGACTGTATACTAATATTAGACCAAACTTTTGCAAGCAAATAAGTTATAAAGGGTAAGCTAACAATTTAACGTTGCATATTTCAGGTGTTCCTGAAACAAAGGACATTCCGAGTTGTCTTAAAAACCAAATTCTATTATCGTTATGCATCTTTTTAGGCAACAGATGTGAGCTGTTGCATGCTTTTAACCTCGTGGAGAATTGACACGTTTACAAAAATAGATTCTCACGTCGCTACAAcagataaatgtataatttatctttaattaggTCAGCCGTCATCATTTACCTTGTGCGAAACTTACGCGGCGAACGGAAagtcgaagaaaaatataacgtatGGAGAAATTGAGCATCGAGACAAATGTCAAATGCAGTCAAATGAATCGAATGGATCCATCCAGTATAGGGTATTTAGGGTAAGGGCCCagacacacactttttcgtaacagtaacagtaaagtttgaccaatcgcgttgcttgaATCGGAaacgtacggccgtacgttcccgaatcgagcaacgcgattggtcgaaactttactgttactgttacgaaaaagtgtgtgtccggggcttAATTCAGTAGCGGCAGTAGCGCCacaatggccgcgttcagcagacacaactgttgagttcgtcttaccAACACTCTACGTTGATTgattggttctaaaagtaagagccaatcacgttcgactgctactgagcggtttggtctgctgaacgcgcccaatgCAACAGTCATGCTAGGTCTacggctacggtcaacgtgacgctacaaatgcttcgaagcattcctcttctcttttctttcaatgaagaaaaaaagagaagaagaacgctccaaagcatttgtagcgtcacgttgaccgtagcttacaatgcgagtcgtaaaatCGTGaatcgcaagaattgaccaatcacagtggattgttctcctcaaattcgattgtgattggtcaattcttgcgactcacgactttgcgactcgcattgtagaccccgcATAACAGTaaggtttcgaccaatcgcgttgctcgattcggCCGTCTGTAACCGTAGAATAAGTAAGAATCGCCCAAActgaaaaaatgttattgtcATATCTATTTGTATGGAGTCTATATAACTGTGTAATTATAGTTGAGGCGCTATTTCACTATCAACTAATAGTTGACAAATATTGTCACATAATAAACGTCACAGATGGTCACAGATTTTGTTACTCGGATAATGTGACCGAGTAACAAAATCTGTGACGTTTATTATATCCAGACCACTGTTATCTACACTGAGAGAAAATGAAATAGTTGTGGCTTCTCTCTGACGAAAGTATCTTTCTTATGAAGAGAAGATACACTTGGATACACTTCTTCATCAATTTTCCTGTCTGTAGAACGAGAACTTGTATGTTCAgcatgtttatattataaatgtattataataattatatattataataaatgtaacatgAAAATTGATGAAGAAGTGTATATCTTCTCTTCGTAAGAAAGATACTTTCGTCAACGGTCAAATCACGCCAAACCTACAAGTTCTCGTCCGATCACTTAAGTCAAGCGACGTTGAGCGCGGTTAGTACTTAAATGGGTGACCGTTTGGGAACACCGCGTACTGttggcattttttttttaattattagttcTTTTATGTGGTCTTAaaatttg
The Temnothorax longispinosus isolate EJ_2023e chromosome 7, Tlon_JGU_v1, whole genome shotgun sequence DNA segment above includes these coding regions:
- the LOC139815821 gene encoding histone-lysine N-methyltransferase SETMAR; protein product: MEANASADEYEHTVADVMYVVNNIPGPGIDVADFEAEYVVGCLCVTECYNCSCTRGSANYSNDRIVHEKLTGPVFECHARCKCGPNCGNRLVQNGPLNCLLIREVANKGLGLFTNKLIKKGQFICEYAGEVIGLQEARRRIEINKERNTMNYVLVVSEHADDRVTVTCIDPKYFGNIGRYANHSCDPNSILVPVRVEGIVPRLCLFASRDIENVEEVTFDYAGGAMVNSVHCLSDTPCLCGSNNCYRYLPHNQI
- the LOC139815819 gene encoding traB domain-containing protein isoform X2, which codes for MLNFSIRYIFLRLSVRRVSFAQGKEMASVPSKVDHVDGDQRENDLLSPIGDKHYDKYSIDERGDHSTSNESLIQGIKEMIAKETGRNVKGIVVKPSEQNMDKESGRSKRVTVCGVSEHIMKKVNDIESERDKAQSDSQSVTQSSSTSSPTNSGNSSDDDGKMSNIESSDSELIVIDEDSDVQNEECNVSDAASELPKIREYDPTIDKNLPDTVTLLTTPDGGKLYLVGTAHFSVESQNDVSKMIQAVQPHIVVVELCKARVGILQIDEDVMLGYAKNIDYQAMMQTIRKEGLYDGLIHILLLRMAAHVAKQLRMPPGGEFRTAFKEAKKVPNCIIHLADRPINITMQRAIRSLSWWQTIKLGWHLIAMKDPITQEDVELCKQRSMLDEIIAQLKEEFPVVGEVFVKERDIYLTNSLQLACLPHRTSNHTFEPARVVGVVGLGHIPGIVENWGKVKPSDIPPIMRVPPPSLSGKIIKLSIKASILGAIIYIGYKVVPTVITFQSLKSSVQGLLQ
- the LOC139815819 gene encoding traB domain-containing protein isoform X1, giving the protein MLNFSIRYIFLRLSVRRVSFAQGKEMASVPSKVDHVDGDQRENDLLSPIGDKHYDKYSIDERGDHSTSNESLIQGIKEMIAKETGRNVKGIVVKPSEQNMDKESGRSKRVTVCGVSEHIMKKVNDIESERDKAQSDSQSVTQSSSTSSPTNSGNSSDDDGKMSNIESSDSELIVIDEDSDVQNEECNVSDAASELPKIREYDPTIDKNLPDTVTLLTTPDGGKLYLVGTAHFSVESQNDVSKMIQAVQPHIVVVELCKARVGILQIDEDVMLGYAKNIDYQAMMQTIRKEGLYDGLIHILLLRMAAHVAKQLRMPPGGEFRTAFKEAKKVPNCIIHLADRPINITMQRAIRSLSWWQTIKLGWHLIAMKDPITQEDVELCKQRSMLDEIIAQLKEEFPVVGEVFVKERDIYLTNSLQLACLPHRTSNHTFEPARVVGVVGLGHIPGIVENWGKVKPSDIPPIMRVPPPSLSGKIIKLSIKASILGAIIYIGYKVVPTVITFQSLKSSVQGLLQSLLDEDFFECFY
- the LOC139815819 gene encoding traB domain-containing protein isoform X4; translated protein: MASVPSKVDHVDGDQRENDLLSPIGDKHYDKYSIDERGDHSTSNESLIQGIKEMIAKETGRNVKGIVVKPSEQNMDKESGRSKRVTVCGVSEHIMKKVNDIESERDKAQSDSQSVTQSSSTSSPTNSGNSSDDDGKMSNIESSDSELIVIDEDSDVQNEECNVSDAASELPKIREYDPTIDKNLPDTVTLLTTPDGGKLYLVGTAHFSVESQNDVSKMIQAVQPHIVVVELCKARVGILQIDEDVMLGYAKNIDYQAMMQTIRKEGLYDGLIHILLLRMAAHVAKQLRMPPGGEFRTAFKEAKKVPNCIIHLADRPINITMQRAIRSLSWWQTIKLGWHLIAMKDPITQEDVELCKQRSMLDEIIAQLKEEFPVVGEVFVKERDIYLTNSLQLACLPHRTSNHTFEPARVVGVVGLGHIPGIVENWGKVKPSDIPPIMRVPPPSLSGKIIKLSIKASILGAIIYIGYKVVPTVITFQSLKSSVQGLLQSLLDEDFFECFY
- the LOC139815819 gene encoding traB domain-containing protein isoform X3; its protein translation is MHNGKEMASVPSKVDHVDGDQRENDLLSPIGDKHYDKYSIDERGDHSTSNESLIQGIKEMIAKETGRNVKGIVVKPSEQNMDKESGRSKRVTVCGVSEHIMKKVNDIESERDKAQSDSQSVTQSSSTSSPTNSGNSSDDDGKMSNIESSDSELIVIDEDSDVQNEECNVSDAASELPKIREYDPTIDKNLPDTVTLLTTPDGGKLYLVGTAHFSVESQNDVSKMIQAVQPHIVVVELCKARVGILQIDEDVMLGYAKNIDYQAMMQTIRKEGLYDGLIHILLLRMAAHVAKQLRMPPGGEFRTAFKEAKKVPNCIIHLADRPINITMQRAIRSLSWWQTIKLGWHLIAMKDPITQEDVELCKQRSMLDEIIAQLKEEFPVVGEVFVKERDIYLTNSLQLACLPHRTSNHTFEPARVVGVVGLGHIPGIVENWGKVKPSDIPPIMRVPPPSLSGKIIKLSIKASILGAIIYIGYKVVPTVITFQSLKSSVQGLLQSLLDEDFFECFY